GTCTGCGGCGACCAGCCAGGCGCGTCCGCGCCCTGCCGTCCCGCCGCGATCGACGATGGCCTGAATGTCCGCGGCGCGATCGCCCTCGACGGGTATCGGCCAGCCCGAGGCGCAGCACGCGCCGCTGTGACGGCACCCGTAACCGACGTGCAAGTTCAGCCAGGCGAAAGCCACAGACCCCATGGTAGTCTCCCTCGCCAGTGTCTCAGCCGTTCAAGCGCGCGCTCGGGCCGTTCGATGCCGTGATGATCGTCATCGGCGGCATCATCGGCTCCGGCATCTTCATCAATCCGTACATCGTCGCGCAGCGGCTCGACTCCTCCGCCCTCGTGATTGGCGCCTGGGTGGCCGGTGCCGCCATTGCGCTGATCGGCGCGCTCGCCTACGCCGAACTCGGCGCCATGTCGCCGGCGGCCGGAGGGCAATACGTCTACCTGCGCGACGCGTATCACCCGCTGATCGCCTTTCTCTACGGATGGGCGCTGCTGTTCATGATCGAGAGCGGCGCGATGGCGGCGGTGGCCATGACTTTCGCGGAATACGCGGTGCGATTGGTGTCTGACCAGCCGCAGGCCGCCGCGCTGATTGGGCCGGGGGGCGTGCGGGCCGTGGCGATTGGCGCCATCGTCTTCCTGTCGATCATCAACTACCTCGGCGTCGTCCCCGGCAGCCGCCTGCTCAACGTCTTCGTGGTGCTGAAGGTCGCGGCGCTGACGGTGCTGATCGTGGCGGGCCTCGTGTTCAGCGGGGTCGTTGACGCGGCGCAGCAGGTGGCCGCCCCCGGCTCCGAAGGGAGCCTCACGGCGTTTGGCGCGGCGCTCATTCCCATCGTGTTCGCCTACGGCGGATGGCAGAACGCGAACTACGTCGCCGAAGAGATCAAGGACCCGAAACGCATCCTGCCGATCTGCCTGCTGCTGGGCACGGCCATCGTCGCGCTCGTCTACGTCACGATCAACATCGCGTATCTGAAGGCGCTTGGCCTGGGCGGATTGGCGGCGACCACCACGCCGGCGTCCGATTCGGCGCGGCTGCTGTTCGGGGCGGCCGGCGACCGCTTCGTGACCGCGGCCATCGCGATCTCGACGTTTGGCTTCCTGAACCTGTGCGTGCTGGCGCCGACGCGCGTCTACTACGCCATGGCGGCTGACGGCGCGTTCTTCCCGCAGGTGGCCCGCCTCCATCCGCGCTACCAGACGCCCTCGCTGGCCATCGGGCTGCAATCCACCTGGGCGATCGCGCTCACGCTGACCGGAACCTACGGGCAACTGCTCGACTACGTCGTGTTCGCGGATTGGATCTTCTTCGGCCTCACGGTCGCCTCGGTGTTCGTGTTCAGGCGAACCATGCCGGACGCGCCGCGGCCGTTCCGCACGTGGGGCTACCCCGTGACGCCGGCACTGTTCGTGCTCGCGGCCATCGCCATCGTCTACAGCGTGATCCGGGTCAGCCCGCTCCAGTCCGCGATCGGCGCGGCCCTGATGGTGGCGGGAGTGCCGGCGTTCTACTATTGGAAGAGGATCTCGTCGCGGACCGCCTGACGCGCGCCGTTCACATCATGAATTCCAGACTCAACGCTCCTTACATGCGCTGGGCCAAGACCCGCCCGCGTGTCACCTACGACCTGGCCTCGAGTGGCCTGGTGCCGGTAACGACCGAGGAACTGGTCGGCAACCTCGCGGCGAAAGAGCTGTTTGCTCTCTCCGGCCCCAACGACGAGGGCTTCGCGCCCCTGCGCCAGGCCATCGCGTTCCGATATGGCCTGACGCCGGACCACGTCACCATTGCGAGCGGGGCTTCCGGCGCGAACTTCCAGGCGTTGCTGGCGCTGCTCGAGCCGGGAGACGATGCGCTGATCGAGACGCCGGGATACGACCCGCTGATGGCCGCGGCGCGTGCAGCCGGCGCCAACGTGGTGCCGTTCGAGCGCAGCTGGCAAAAGGGATTCGCGCTGGATCCGTACGTGGTCCGCACGGCGCTGACCCCGGCGACCAGGCTGATCGTGATCTCGAACGCGCACAATCCCAGCGGCGCCATCGCGACGCGCGATGCGCTCGAGCAGGTCGGGGTGATGGCCGACGCCATCGGCGCGATGGTGCTGGTGGACGAGGTCTACGCGGAGGCCCAGCACACCGACGCCCCTCCGCCGATTCCGGCCGCGCGCTACCACGGGCCGTTCGTCACCACGAGCAGCCTGACCAAGGCCTACGGCCTGGCAGGTTTGCGGTGCGGCTGGATCCTGGCATCCCCTGACGTGTCGGCGCGCATCCGGACGGTGCGCGACATCATCGATGGGTCCGGCGCGTTCGTCGCGGAGGCGCTGTCGGTGGCGGCGTTCGCGGCGATCGATCGCCTGCGCGCCCGGGCGAGGAAGATCCTGGCCGAGAACCTGTCGAGCGTGCGGCAGATGGCGGAGTCGCATCCCCGGCTCGAGTGGCTCGAGCCGCACGCGGGCACCACCGCGTTTCCCCGCGTGCGCGGCGTCGCCGACACGCGGCCGTTGGTCGACCTGCTCGTGCGCGAGTACGACACCATCGTGGTGCCCGGCCACTTCTTCCAGGCCCCGCAGCACATTCGCATCGCCTTCGGGGGGCGCGCCGAGATGGTGACGGAGGCGCTGCAGCGGCTGGATCGCGCCCTGCGCGGGTCGCAGATTTCGTGATTTGGCGATTTCGTGATTTCGTGATTTCGTGTCATTTCGTGATTTTGTGATCGAGCCAATCGCCAAATTACCAAATTACCCAAAATCACCAAATCGCCAAATCACGAGATCACCAGATCCCGAATCGCGGAGCCCCTATGAACCTCGATAGCCTCTTACAGCAGTACGAAAACGGCCGCCTCTCGCGGCGCGACTTGCTCGGCGCGCTCGCCGTGCTGGTCGCGGCACCCGCCACGGCGACGACGGCTCACGCCGCGCAGGACGGCCCGGTCGGCGCCATCACGCAGATGAACCACGTCAGCATCTTCGTGCCCAGCGTCCAGAAGTCCGTGGACTTCTACCAGGGCCTGTTCGGCATGCCGC
This genomic stretch from Vicinamibacterales bacterium harbors:
- a CDS encoding aminotransferase class I/II-fold pyridoxal phosphate-dependent enzyme — its product is MRWAKTRPRVTYDLASSGLVPVTTEELVGNLAAKELFALSGPNDEGFAPLRQAIAFRYGLTPDHVTIASGASGANFQALLALLEPGDDALIETPGYDPLMAAARAAGANVVPFERSWQKGFALDPYVVRTALTPATRLIVISNAHNPSGAIATRDALEQVGVMADAIGAMVLVDEVYAEAQHTDAPPPIPAARYHGPFVTTSSLTKAYGLAGLRCGWILASPDVSARIRTVRDIIDGSGAFVAEALSVAAFAAIDRLRARARKILAENLSSVRQMAESHPRLEWLEPHAGTTAFPRVRGVADTRPLVDLLVREYDTIVVPGHFFQAPQHIRIAFGGRAEMVTEALQRLDRALRGSQIS
- a CDS encoding amino acid permease, translating into MSQPFKRALGPFDAVMIVIGGIIGSGIFINPYIVAQRLDSSALVIGAWVAGAAIALIGALAYAELGAMSPAAGGQYVYLRDAYHPLIAFLYGWALLFMIESGAMAAVAMTFAEYAVRLVSDQPQAAALIGPGGVRAVAIGAIVFLSIINYLGVVPGSRLLNVFVVLKVAALTVLIVAGLVFSGVVDAAQQVAAPGSEGSLTAFGAALIPIVFAYGGWQNANYVAEEIKDPKRILPICLLLGTAIVALVYVTINIAYLKALGLGGLAATTTPASDSARLLFGAAGDRFVTAAIAISTFGFLNLCVLAPTRVYYAMAADGAFFPQVARLHPRYQTPSLAIGLQSTWAIALTLTGTYGQLLDYVVFADWIFFGLTVASVFVFRRTMPDAPRPFRTWGYPVTPALFVLAAIAIVYSVIRVSPLQSAIGAALMVAGVPAFYYWKRISSRTA